From Halococcus agarilyticus, one genomic window encodes:
- a CDS encoding DUF547 domain-containing protein, protein MVRADTGNRSDTERTDDTRHTENTDRTSDADDDPLALAAALLRSVRYGEPTRRYERALRDLPPAALRDALATDDRRLAFWLNVYNAHVQLLLDAAPEQLQDRRRFFAAEIVAVAGHELSLDDIEHGLLRRSRHSLGLGYLPRPADTFERVHRLDSRDPRIHFALNCGAESCPPILAYDHGTIDDQLDTATAGYLETEVAYDPDRGVVRVPRHMLWYRGDFGGRRGIRSLLCEHGIVPADATPAIRYRSYDWSLSLGRFAGSRSDGSDTPRE, encoded by the coding sequence GTGGTTCGCGCTGACACCGGGAATCGGTCGGATACCGAACGCACCGACGACACTCGACACACCGAGAATACGGATCGTACTAGCGACGCCGACGACGATCCGTTGGCGCTGGCTGCGGCCCTCCTCCGATCGGTGCGCTACGGCGAGCCGACCCGGCGCTACGAGCGTGCGCTCCGCGACCTCCCACCAGCGGCGCTTCGGGACGCGCTCGCCACCGACGACCGTCGGCTCGCCTTCTGGCTGAACGTCTACAACGCCCACGTCCAGCTCCTGCTCGACGCCGCGCCCGAGCAGCTCCAAGATCGGCGGCGATTCTTCGCTGCGGAGATCGTCGCGGTCGCGGGCCACGAGCTGAGCCTCGACGACATCGAACACGGCCTCCTCCGGCGATCGCGACACTCGCTGGGCCTCGGCTACCTCCCGCGGCCTGCGGACACGTTCGAACGTGTTCACCGTCTCGACAGTCGCGACCCACGGATCCACTTCGCGCTCAACTGCGGGGCCGAGAGCTGCCCGCCGATCCTCGCGTACGACCACGGGACGATCGACGACCAGCTCGACACCGCGACGGCGGGCTACCTGGAAACGGAAGTCGCGTACGATCCCGACCGCGGCGTGGTTCGCGTGCCGCGACACATGCTGTGGTATCGCGGCGACTTCGGCGGTCGGCGCGGGATCCGCTCGCTGCTCTGCGAACACGGGATCGTTCCGGCGGACGCAACGCCCGCGATCCGGTATCGATCCTACGACTGGTCGCTCTCGCTCGGGCGGTTCGCGGGCTCGCGATCGGACGGCTCAGACACACCACGCGAGTAG